From one Halosimplex rubrum genomic stretch:
- a CDS encoding threonine synthase translates to MLTCGDCGRTYPDDADAPWRCDCGGAFDYADTPLPDTDHPPAHLDRDRGLWAFDPFLDTERAVTLGEGWTPVVDAPEWDAQFKLESIFPTGSFKDRGAALTISRAVELGVERVLEDSSGNAGLAIATYAARAGIDAEIYVPADANPGKLRAIERTGADVVRVEGARGDVTDACVEAVASSESGWYASHAWNPAFFRGTATFAFELAAQRGWDVPDAVVTPLGHGTLFLGAYRGFRSLRDAGWTDGMPRLLGVQATGAAPVADELHGEGVAMDSPTNDAADGIQIREPARSSQILDAIEATDGDALAVGPDATEREHERLARAGFHVEPTCATATAALAEYRDRGVVAPDDDAVVALTGTGLKG, encoded by the coding sequence ATGCTCACCTGCGGCGACTGCGGCCGCACCTACCCCGACGACGCCGACGCTCCGTGGCGCTGCGACTGCGGGGGCGCGTTCGACTACGCCGACACCCCGCTGCCGGACACCGACCACCCCCCGGCACACCTCGACCGCGACCGCGGGCTGTGGGCGTTCGATCCGTTCCTCGATACCGAACGCGCGGTCACGCTGGGCGAAGGGTGGACGCCGGTCGTCGACGCGCCCGAGTGGGACGCGCAGTTCAAGCTCGAATCGATCTTTCCGACGGGGAGTTTCAAGGACCGCGGCGCCGCCCTCACGATCTCGCGAGCGGTCGAACTCGGCGTCGAACGCGTCCTCGAAGACTCATCGGGCAACGCCGGGCTCGCGATCGCCACCTACGCCGCCCGTGCGGGTATCGACGCCGAGATCTACGTTCCCGCCGACGCCAACCCCGGCAAGCTCCGGGCCATCGAGCGGACGGGCGCCGACGTGGTTCGCGTCGAGGGCGCCCGGGGCGACGTGACCGACGCCTGCGTCGAAGCAGTAGCGAGCAGCGAGAGCGGCTGGTACGCCAGCCACGCCTGGAACCCCGCCTTCTTCCGCGGGACGGCGACGTTCGCGTTCGAACTCGCCGCACAACGGGGCTGGGACGTCCCGGACGCCGTCGTCACGCCGCTGGGCCACGGCACTCTCTTTCTCGGCGCCTATCGCGGCTTCCGGTCGCTCCGCGACGCCGGCTGGACCGACGGCATGCCGCGACTGCTCGGCGTGCAGGCCACCGGCGCCGCGCCGGTCGCGGACGAACTACACGGCGAGGGGGTCGCGATGGACTCGCCGACCAACGACGCCGCCGACGGCATCCAGATCCGCGAACCCGCCCGGTCCAGCCAGATTCTCGACGCTATCGAAGCGACCGACGGCGATGCACTCGCGGTCGGGCCCGACGCGACCGAGCGCGAACACGAGCGTCTCGCTCGCGCGGGGTTTCACGTCGAGCCGACCTGTGCGACCGCGACGGCGGCGCTCGCCGAGTATCGCGACAGGGGCGTCGTCGCACCCGACGACGACGCGGTCGTCGCGCTCACCGGGACAGGATTGAAGGGGTAG
- a CDS encoding aminopeptidase, with the protein MDDRVRRHAEILVDHCTDVSADDNVLVRAPTAAADLVEALYERLGERGARPTTEWRHRRAARAYRRALDAGDVRTADHRLAAMAETDVVILIKGGENAAEGSDVDPEKSAAASRAKRPILEERLDTRWVITQHPTPADAQRAELSTRAWEEFVYDAVDCDWDAQRRFQERLVDVLEPAASVRVVSGDDTDLRLSVDGMGTFNDAGEDNMPGGEVATVPVVDSADGRIAFDLPVTRNGREIRGARLTFEDGEVVDHAAERNEAVLTALLETDDGARRLGELGIGMNRGIDEFTDNLLFDEKMGDTVHVALGDAMAECVPDDRELNESAVHADMLVDVSERSRIEVDGEVVQENGTFVFE; encoded by the coding sequence ATGGACGACCGCGTCAGACGACACGCCGAGATCCTCGTCGACCACTGTACAGATGTCTCCGCCGACGACAACGTGCTCGTCCGGGCCCCGACCGCCGCGGCGGACCTCGTGGAGGCGCTGTACGAGCGCCTCGGCGAGCGCGGTGCCCGCCCGACGACCGAGTGGCGCCACCGCCGTGCCGCCCGGGCCTATCGCCGGGCGCTCGACGCCGGAGACGTACGGACCGCCGACCACCGGCTGGCGGCGATGGCGGAGACCGACGTGGTCATCCTGATCAAGGGCGGGGAGAACGCCGCCGAGGGGAGCGACGTCGACCCCGAGAAGAGCGCCGCGGCGAGCCGCGCGAAACGGCCGATACTCGAGGAGCGCCTCGACACCCGCTGGGTGATCACCCAGCACCCGACGCCGGCCGACGCCCAGCGGGCCGAACTGTCCACGCGGGCGTGGGAGGAGTTCGTCTACGACGCCGTCGACTGCGACTGGGACGCCCAGCGGCGGTTTCAGGAGCGACTCGTCGACGTGTTGGAGCCCGCCGCGTCGGTCCGCGTCGTCTCGGGCGACGACACCGACCTCCGCCTCTCGGTCGACGGGATGGGGACGTTCAACGACGCCGGCGAGGACAACATGCCCGGCGGCGAAGTGGCGACCGTCCCGGTCGTCGACTCCGCCGACGGACGGATCGCCTTCGACCTGCCGGTCACCCGCAACGGCCGGGAGATCCGCGGCGCTCGGCTCACCTTCGAGGACGGCGAGGTCGTCGACCACGCCGCCGAGCGCAACGAGGCGGTCCTGACGGCCCTGCTGGAGACCGACGACGGCGCCCGCCGGCTCGGCGAACTCGGGATCGGGATGAACCGCGGTATCGACGAGTTCACGGACAACCTCCTGTTCGACGAGAAGATGGGCGACACCGTCCACGTCGCCCTAGGCGACGCGATGGCCGAGTGCGTCCCCGACGACCGCGAACTGAACGAGAGCGCCGTCCACGCGGACATGCTCGTCGACGTGAGCGAGCGCTCGCGGATCGAGGTGGACGGCGAGGTCGTCCAGGAGAACGGGACGTTCGTCTTCGAGTGA
- the citZ gene encoding citrate synthase: MTDELRKGLEGVLVAESDLSKIDGDEGRLIYRGYAIEDLARHASYEEVIHLLWHGELPDADRLDAFTDSMVAERSVDEDVLETVGQLAAADENPMAALRTAVSMLSAYDPDADEPATDREATLRKGRRITAKIPTILAAFTRMRDGDDPVEPREDLSHAANFLYMLNGEEPDEVLAETFDMALVLHADHGFNASTFSAITTASTLSDLHSSVTSAIGTLKGPLHGGANQDVMEMLEEVDESDRDPVGWAEKALEEGRRVSGFGHRVYNVKDPRAKILGERSQELGEAAGTPKWYEYSTKIEQFMADEKGLAPNVDFYSASTYYQMGIPVDIYTPIFAMSRSAGWIAHAAEYVEDNRLIRPRARYTGPEDLEYPPLDER, translated from the coding sequence ATGACCGACGAGCTACGGAAGGGCCTCGAGGGCGTGCTCGTCGCCGAGTCCGATCTCAGCAAGATCGACGGCGACGAGGGGCGACTCATCTACCGCGGCTACGCGATCGAGGACCTCGCCAGACACGCGAGCTACGAGGAAGTCATCCACCTGCTCTGGCACGGCGAGTTGCCCGACGCCGACCGCCTCGACGCCTTCACCGACTCGATGGTCGCCGAGCGCTCGGTCGACGAGGACGTGCTCGAAACGGTCGGCCAGCTCGCCGCCGCCGACGAGAACCCGATGGCCGCGCTCCGGACGGCGGTCTCGATGCTCTCGGCGTACGACCCCGACGCCGACGAGCCCGCCACCGACCGCGAGGCGACGCTCCGCAAGGGGCGGCGCATCACCGCCAAGATCCCCACGATCCTCGCGGCGTTCACGCGGATGCGCGACGGCGACGACCCCGTCGAACCCCGCGAGGACCTCTCCCACGCCGCGAACTTCCTCTACATGCTCAACGGCGAGGAGCCCGACGAGGTGCTTGCCGAGACGTTCGACATGGCGCTCGTTCTGCACGCCGACCACGGGTTCAACGCCTCGACGTTCTCCGCCATCACCACGGCCTCGACGCTCTCGGACCTGCACAGCTCCGTCACCTCGGCCATCGGCACGCTGAAGGGCCCGCTCCACGGCGGCGCCAACCAGGACGTGATGGAGATGCTCGAGGAGGTCGACGAGAGCGACCGCGACCCCGTCGGCTGGGCGGAGAAGGCCCTGGAGGAGGGCCGCCGCGTCTCCGGGTTCGGTCACCGCGTCTACAACGTCAAGGACCCCCGCGCGAAGATCCTCGGCGAGCGCTCCCAGGAGCTCGGCGAGGCCGCCGGCACCCCCAAGTGGTACGAGTACTCCACGAAGATCGAGCAGTTCATGGCCGACGAGAAGGGGCTGGCCCCGAACGTCGACTTCTATTCGGCGTCGACGTACTACCAGATGGGTATCCCCGTCGACATCTACACCCCCATCTTCGCCATGAGTCGCTCGGCCGGCTGGATCGCCCACGCCGCCGAGTACGTCGAGGACAACCGCCTGATCCGTCCCCGTGCGCGGTACACCGGTCCCGAGGATCTGGAGTACCCGCCGCTGGACGAGCGATAG
- a CDS encoding DUF7536 family protein, which produces MASERRDGGESAPVPEAADADSGRAAFVAALRVRRNAKWGLAAGLALALAAFVLFVLLPGSRRSPALYVGLGFVLALSTAGLVAFLLTLGRAVRLSRRL; this is translated from the coding sequence ATGGCCAGCGAGCGACGGGACGGCGGCGAGTCGGCCCCCGTCCCCGAAGCCGCCGACGCCGACAGCGGCAGAGCCGCCTTCGTCGCCGCGCTCCGCGTCCGCCGTAACGCCAAGTGGGGTCTCGCGGCCGGCCTCGCGCTCGCGCTCGCGGCGTTCGTCCTGTTCGTCCTCCTCCCGGGGTCGCGGCGCTCGCCCGCGCTGTACGTCGGGCTCGGGTTCGTCCTCGCGCTGTCGACCGCCGGCCTCGTCGCATTTCTCCTGACGCTGGGCCGCGCCGTCCGCCTCTCCCGGCGGCTGTGA
- a CDS encoding succinylglutamate desuccinylase/aspartoacylase family protein, whose amino-acid sequence MTTLGTAQAAPGEMDTGRLSVGETRDGTEVGLPVAVINGADDGDTLYMQAASDGDELNGVGVLQRVVPQLDPAELSGTILVVGIVNYHAFQVAEHRNPIDDTKTNRAYPGDETGTSTERIAAATFGAARRADLILDLHQGSTSRMIDECRVRCGKRHRLHDACLELAKVFDCGYVLDQKGPDGQLARAAPDEGIPTIDPELGGCVGWDEQSIRAGVEGVFNVLSYYGFADGTVDTSPQTRASGFEQYGAPAGGLVSLKPDLGQRVARGDTLFEVTDPFGGVKETVTADSSGVFWRARRLPQVATGEYVCSVGTDVDSY is encoded by the coding sequence ATGACGACGCTCGGTACGGCCCAGGCGGCCCCCGGCGAGATGGACACGGGGCGCCTGTCGGTCGGCGAGACGCGCGACGGGACCGAGGTGGGGCTCCCGGTCGCGGTCATCAACGGCGCCGACGACGGCGACACCCTCTACATGCAGGCGGCCAGCGACGGCGACGAACTCAACGGCGTCGGCGTCCTCCAGCGGGTCGTCCCGCAGCTCGACCCCGCCGAGCTGTCGGGGACGATCCTCGTCGTCGGCATCGTCAACTACCACGCCTTCCAGGTGGCCGAACACCGCAACCCCATCGACGACACCAAGACCAACCGCGCCTACCCCGGCGACGAGACGGGCACCTCCACCGAACGCATCGCCGCCGCGACGTTCGGCGCCGCCCGCCGCGCCGACCTGATCCTCGACCTCCATCAGGGGTCGACCTCCCGGATGATCGACGAGTGTCGCGTCCGCTGTGGCAAACGCCACCGCCTCCACGACGCCTGCCTCGAACTCGCGAAGGTCTTCGACTGCGGCTACGTCTTAGACCAGAAGGGCCCCGACGGCCAGCTCGCCCGCGCCGCCCCCGACGAGGGCATCCCCACCATCGACCCCGAGTTAGGGGGGTGTGTCGGCTGGGACGAGCAGTCCATCCGGGCCGGCGTCGAGGGCGTGTTCAACGTCCTCTCCTATTACGGATTCGCCGACGGAACCGTCGACACGAGCCCGCAGACCCGCGCCAGCGGCTTCGAGCAGTACGGCGCCCCCGCCGGCGGCCTCGTCTCGCTGAAACCCGACCTGGGCCAGCGCGTCGCCCGGGGCGACACCCTCTTCGAGGTCACCGACCCCTTCGGCGGCGTCAAGGAGACCGTCACCGCCGACTCCTCGGGCGTCTTCTGGCGCGCCCGCCGGCTCCCCCAGGTCGCCACCGGCGAGTACGTCTGCTCGGTCGGGACGGACGTGGATTCGTACTGA
- a CDS encoding type II toxin-antitoxin system VapC family toxin, with amino-acid sequence MADAIVDSNVILAYRNSRDQYHDRATPIVEAIDHGDLPRGVVTNYSVPEILNPITKLGGHDRAVETLDVLTESRGFQIRQVAQEDFERGRALFRRKAGLEITDAVLVAHMRRTDTEYIYSFDDDFDRFDGVTRLTTADDPFS; translated from the coding sequence ATGGCCGACGCGATAGTCGATTCGAACGTCATTTTGGCGTATCGGAACAGCCGTGACCAGTACCACGACCGAGCGACGCCGATCGTGGAAGCGATCGACCACGGAGACCTTCCTCGCGGCGTCGTGACGAACTACTCCGTTCCGGAGATCCTGAACCCGATTACGAAGCTCGGCGGCCACGACCGCGCCGTCGAGACGTTGGACGTTCTGACCGAGAGCCGGGGGTTCCAGATCCGGCAGGTGGCACAGGAGGACTTCGAGCGGGGACGCGCCCTGTTTCGTCGAAAGGCGGGGTTGGAGATCACTGATGCAGTTCTGGTGGCGCACATGCGGCGGACCGATACCGAATACATCTACAGCTTCGACGACGACTTCGACAGGTTCGACGGCGTGACGAGACTTACGACGGCGGACGACCCGTTCAGCTGA
- a CDS encoding AbrB/MazE/SpoVT family DNA-binding domain-containing protein, with the protein MAAEDETTVNRSYAVTIPASVREDLDLEPGDQLKWNVDDEGRLVAEIVRERYGVTDDVEPVDMGETDAVEVTERYDWS; encoded by the coding sequence ATGGCCGCGGAAGACGAGACGACAGTCAATCGAAGCTACGCCGTCACGATCCCTGCTTCTGTCCGAGAGGACCTCGACTTAGAGCCCGGTGATCAACTCAAGTGGAACGTGGACGACGAGGGGCGATTGGTCGCCGAGATCGTTCGCGAGCGGTATGGCGTCACCGACGATGTCGAGCCGGTCGACATGGGTGAGACGGACGCTGTCGAAGTGACAGAGAGGTACGACTGGTCCTGA
- a CDS encoding dihydrofolate reductase: protein MQLISVAAVADNGVIGDDDEVPWHLPEDKRQYRERVADYPTVYGRRTYEMFDDPPGSAYVVLSRTERAYDRENAYHAESVDDAAEIAESLDADRAYVLGGAGIYALFQPHLDGMVLTRVPGEYEGDSYYPEWSEDDWRLVEREEYENFAVERWERTGTNDR from the coding sequence ATGCAGCTGATCTCCGTCGCCGCGGTCGCCGACAACGGCGTCATCGGCGACGACGACGAGGTGCCCTGGCACCTCCCGGAGGACAAGCGGCAGTACCGCGAGCGCGTCGCCGACTACCCCACCGTCTACGGGCGGCGCACCTACGAGATGTTCGACGACCCGCCCGGCTCGGCGTACGTCGTCCTCAGCCGGACGGAACGGGCCTACGACCGCGAGAACGCTTACCACGCCGAGAGCGTCGACGACGCGGCCGAAATCGCCGAGTCGCTGGACGCCGACCGCGCCTACGTCCTCGGCGGCGCCGGCATCTACGCGCTCTTCCAGCCCCATCTCGACGGGATGGTCCTGACACGGGTTCCCGGCGAGTACGAGGGCGACAGTTACTACCCCGAGTGGAGCGAGGACGACTGGCGACTCGTCGAGCGCGAGGAGTACGAGAACTTCGCCGTCGAGCGGTGGGAGCGAACGGGAACTAACGACCGGTAG
- a CDS encoding MATE family efflux transporter — MSAASVRERGLGVWRRVLSLSWPMMIQHVFRTLMRTTDVVVTGLFSPAAVAAVGLADLYARFPLRIGLGLGSGAIALSSQDTGSAAVENRDQAVTQAVLLGLLSGIPFVAFGFLFGEAAIALLGAPADVAEMGGTYLAIVFASAPARHVALVAARALQGTGDTRTPMYVDVTSSLLNIVGSLVLGLGLFGAPRLAIVGVGIATAVGNTVTAGALSVAIWSSRTEASFARPRDLVIAKQLLTVSAPRIGEGLVTTLAEFPFNALLLTFGTDVNAAYQIGRRMYQQVTSPLGRAYHTAASVVVGQSLGDGDVAAARFQGWATTVLAVLTMGAIAVALFFGADWFVSLFTSDPSTAEYAVGFCRAYAVAAPAIGAYLAISGSLQGGSDTRTPFIARTTGMFGFLLGFGYLTSVLLGWGVIGIYAAIALQQFWALAVVAWGFAYGGWAEKAAAMMDERGSASGDGAGDAEAGD, encoded by the coding sequence ATGTCGGCGGCGAGCGTGCGCGAGCGCGGACTCGGTGTCTGGCGGCGAGTGCTCTCGCTGTCGTGGCCGATGATGATCCAGCACGTCTTCCGCACGCTCATGCGGACGACCGACGTGGTCGTCACCGGGCTCTTTTCGCCGGCGGCGGTCGCCGCGGTCGGCCTCGCGGACCTGTACGCCCGCTTCCCGCTGCGGATCGGCCTCGGTCTCGGCAGCGGCGCCATCGCGCTGTCCAGCCAGGACACCGGGAGCGCGGCCGTCGAGAACCGCGACCAGGCGGTCACCCAGGCCGTCCTGCTGGGGCTGCTTTCGGGCATCCCCTTCGTCGCGTTCGGGTTCCTCTTCGGCGAGGCGGCCATCGCCCTGCTGGGGGCCCCGGCGGACGTGGCCGAGATGGGCGGGACCTATCTCGCGATCGTCTTCGCGAGCGCGCCCGCGAGACACGTCGCGCTGGTCGCGGCGCGGGCGCTGCAGGGCACCGGCGACACCCGGACGCCGATGTACGTCGACGTGACCTCCTCGCTGCTCAACATCGTCGGGTCGCTCGTGCTCGGTCTCGGACTCTTCGGCGCGCCCAGACTCGCCATCGTCGGCGTCGGGATCGCGACTGCCGTCGGCAACACCGTCACCGCCGGCGCGCTCTCCGTCGCGATCTGGAGTTCCCGGACGGAGGCGTCGTTCGCCCGCCCGCGGGATCTGGTCATCGCCAAGCAGCTGTTGACGGTCAGCGCCCCCCGGATCGGCGAGGGACTGGTGACGACGCTGGCGGAGTTCCCGTTCAACGCCCTCCTCCTTACCTTCGGGACGGACGTCAACGCCGCCTACCAGATCGGCCGGCGGATGTACCAGCAGGTCACCTCGCCGCTGGGGCGGGCCTACCACACCGCCGCCAGCGTCGTCGTCGGGCAGTCGCTGGGCGACGGCGACGTGGCCGCCGCGCGCTTCCAGGGGTGGGCGACGACCGTCCTCGCCGTCCTCACGATGGGCGCCATCGCCGTCGCGCTCTTCTTCGGCGCCGACTGGTTCGTCTCGCTGTTCACGAGCGACCCCTCCACCGCCGAGTACGCCGTCGGCTTCTGTCGGGCCTACGCCGTCGCCGCCCCCGCTATCGGCGCCTACCTCGCTATCTCGGGGTCGCTTCAGGGCGGCAGCGACACCCGTACGCCCTTTATCGCGCGAACGACGGGGATGTTCGGCTTCCTCCTCGGCTTCGGCTACCTGACGAGCGTGCTCCTCGGCTGGGGCGTGATCGGCATCTACGCCGCCATCGCGCTCCAGCAGTTCTGGGCGCTCGCCGTCGTCGCCTGGGGGTTCGCGTACGGCGGGTGGGCGGAGAAAGCCGCCGCGATGATGGACGAACGCGGGAGCGCGAGCGGCGACGGCGCCGGCGACGCGGAGGCGGGCGATTAA
- the ilvA gene encoding threonine ammonia-lyase produces MIELADVLDARERVAATARHTPLDYSHTFSSMTGADVHLKLETFQRTGSFKIRGATNKIATLSDEEQASGVVTASAGNHAQGVALAATRIGVDSKIVMPEHAPVSKVEATRSYGAEVVLHGADYDEAAEKAHEIERAEDRVYVHAFDDPMVMAGQGTIGLEVLEELPEVETLVVPIGGGGLISGIATAVKAKSPDTRVVGVQAEGASSVADSLQKGEIVERESVDTIADGIATRKVGTETFEVIRERVDEVVTVTDAETAVALTTLLERGKTLVEGAGAVPLAALLERKFDYADDEVVVPCCCGGNIDLNVLTTVIMRGLVETGRYLRIRTTLKDRPGELERLVEVISDARANIHAIEHDRAGKDVAMNAAEVELDLETKGPDHAEKLLAALRAEGYEVDVLV; encoded by the coding sequence ATGATCGAACTCGCGGACGTGCTCGACGCGCGCGAACGGGTGGCCGCGACGGCGCGGCACACGCCGCTGGACTACTCGCACACGTTCTCGTCGATGACCGGCGCCGACGTACACCTGAAACTGGAGACGTTCCAGCGGACGGGGTCGTTCAAGATCCGCGGCGCCACCAACAAGATCGCGACGCTGTCCGACGAGGAGCAGGCGTCGGGGGTCGTCACGGCCTCCGCCGGCAACCACGCCCAGGGCGTCGCCCTCGCCGCGACGCGGATCGGCGTCGACTCGAAGATCGTCATGCCCGAGCACGCCCCGGTCTCGAAGGTCGAGGCCACCCGCAGCTACGGCGCGGAGGTCGTCCTCCACGGCGCCGACTACGACGAGGCCGCCGAGAAGGCCCACGAGATCGAGCGCGCGGAGGACCGGGTCTACGTCCACGCCTTCGACGACCCCATGGTGATGGCCGGCCAGGGCACCATCGGCCTCGAAGTCCTCGAAGAGCTCCCGGAGGTCGAGACCCTCGTGGTCCCCATCGGCGGCGGCGGACTCATCAGCGGCATCGCGACCGCCGTGAAGGCGAAGAGTCCGGACACCCGCGTCGTCGGCGTCCAGGCGGAGGGCGCCTCCAGCGTCGCCGATTCCCTGCAGAAAGGGGAGATCGTCGAACGCGAGAGCGTCGACACCATCGCCGACGGCATCGCTACTCGCAAGGTCGGCACGGAGACCTTCGAGGTGATCCGCGAGCGCGTCGACGAGGTCGTCACCGTCACCGACGCCGAGACCGCCGTCGCGCTGACGACGCTGCTGGAGCGGGGCAAGACGCTCGTCGAGGGCGCCGGCGCGGTGCCGCTCGCGGCCCTGCTGGAGAGGAAGTTCGACTACGCCGACGACGAGGTGGTCGTCCCCTGTTGCTGCGGCGGGAACATCGACCTGAACGTCCTCACCACCGTGATCATGCGCGGGCTGGTCGAGACGGGGCGGTACCTGCGGATCCGCACGACGCTCAAGGACCGACCCGGGGAACTGGAGCGACTGGTCGAGGTCATCAGCGACGCCCGCGCGAACATCCACGCCATCGAGCACGACCGCGCCGGCAAGGACGTGGCCATGAACGCCGCCGAGGTGGAGCTGGACCTGGAGACGAAGGGACCGGACCACGCCGAGAAACTGCTGGCGGCGCTGCGCGCGGAGGGGTACGAGGTCGACGTGCTCGTGTGA